From the genome of Venturia canescens isolate UGA chromosome 11, ASM1945775v1, whole genome shotgun sequence:
aattttgaatattgtcCTGGAGCTAGAAACGTTGTTGCAGACGTTTTGAGTCGTTTAAATCCACCTGATACGGGGGGCAGAAAAGGCAgggaattaattattaatacaATGCTAGCTACAAAACCTTCACGAGAACTTGAATTAATGATTAAGAATATCGGAGAATTTCAATCAAGAGACAATAAAATTCGCGAAATAAAGGAAAgggttgaaaatgaagaaaacgataaatttcaaatcaaaaataacattttattcaagaCAATCAATCCGAATTCTTGTAAAGTCGTAATTCCAAAAGAGATTTTCCAGCGCTTAGTATCTGAAACACACGAAATGTACGGTCATATTGGGGCTAAAAAagtatggaaaataattaGCGAAGATTTTACTTACCCAAGAATGTACCATTCAGTCAGACaaattctctctttttgtGACTCTTGTCAAAGGAACAAAGTTCCGAATCAGCATTCGTATGCcgcacagcaaaatatcattccaGAAGGACCTGGAGATATTgtgtcaatcgattttttcggtcctTTGCCAGCCTCTCAGGGCGGAATGAAACACATTCTCGTTACTATCGATgccttttcgaaatttgtagttttgtaTCCATTAAAAGCCGCAACTGCTCCAGcgacaataaacaaaatttttaatcattacatTCCAGACTATGGCAAACCAagaaaattacaatttgacCACGGTACTCAGTTCACGTCGCGATTATGGCTCAGTAAATTAGCAAGTGAGGGTATTCAACCTGTTTTCTCGTCAATCAGACATCCTCAGGGGAATATAGTGGAAAGAGTAAATCGAGAAATCGGTAGATTCTTTAGAACATTCTTAACAGACAAACACACCGATTGGGTAAAATGGGTCAAAGTAATAGAAGACTGTATGAACGAAACGTATCATGAGACAATCGAAATGACTCCActtgaaattcagaaaaacgaaaaacctcaaagaatctggaaaaattggttaaagatcgaaagaaacgaaaatttagatgaacaggaaatcgatgaaaaattaatgctTGCAAGAGATCGAATAGAAAGAAAAGGCCGAAAAAGagccgaaaaatttgatcaaaaacatAAATTGGTTCAATTTCAAGTAAATGATTTAGTTCTCGCAAAAGCGTGCAATGTTAGTGATCCAATCAACAAGAAGATGGCcaaatttttctcgatctaCGAGGGGCCGTATAGAATCAAAAAACAGATAGCAGCCGCGACTTATATTTTAGAAAATCCCGAAAACGGTATTGAAAGAGGCATGTACCATGCCgcaaacttaaaaaaatacaaaaataaagccGAAAACGACAACAACAATCAGGATTTGGAAGATTAATGAAAACGAATAAACTACCttttatttacaaaagaataacaaacaaattcgataaaaagtaaaaatttttattatcaaataataattaattcaatagAATCGAAATTACGATTATCTCTCCTTACATGGCCATTTTGAGCTCAATCGCTATCAATTTTATAGAAAACACGAAAatcacaagaaaaaaattataaaagcgaaaataaaagaaaaaaatttaatgataaatcaaaaatcttattttttgttaaaatctGTTTAAAAGACATTTGCAGTGgccgaaaaacatttttttgtttaaacatttttttttataaactccGCTTCCGAAGCCAAGAGACTGAATTGATGAGATAGTGGAAAATAACTAAAGAGATTTTGTTCAAATAACTCCTAATAGTTTGGGAATAGTATAAGACATTTAATGacattaattatttaatttgggaaaaagattttctaagagaaaaatcggaaaaacagTAAAAATGATCATAATAGCAAAATTCACCTTGTTGCACAAATTTTACGAGAAAACAATGAGAAGAGATCAGTCCCATAAGGAGAATTTAAAAAgtctattaaaaatttcaaaagtcaaaAATCTGACAGAAAATCACcttatttttacatttatttactgaaaatatgcATAATTATGCTCAAAACAATAAATACTATCAAAAAACACATTTATTTAATCTAAATTAACGATCAAAACAAGAGAAAACAAAGTTTATTTCATCGGGCCAAAATATCACTAAATGTAGTTCCTGTGTTCGCTACTGTCGCTGGTGTCAACTAGCGATCCCGTATTTTACTTGCGAGTCTACCCATCTAGGGAAAATTTCCATACCcctttgtaaaaatttcaaacgaagCGTCTTTTCGAACGGGAGCGATTTTTCGGACgaataaaacagaaaataaacgagaaaaaggTAATAATTTGCCAAGAAaactcatgaaaaatatttaactaAATGTTTAGAACCAATTTGAACAAAATTATACTATTTAATAGCGAAAAATGGATGTGTCGACTCAAACAACCGAAGCCCATGCCAAAGTACATTTTGGCATGCAAACAGGTGAAGTTGGCGTCTGGGAACAATCGGAGCGATCGGAAGTTATAAAAGAGGTAGAACAATTTGAGATCAAACGAGATTTGATGAACAAAGTTAAATGCGCGAAACAATCAACGGGAACTCAAACCCCGGGGTCCAAAAATAAGGGGACGCAGGTTTTTATGTGGCGTCTCATTCCCATTGACGTCGATGAAACCCGAAAACCTGATCGCCAACGGCTCGAACAATTTGTTCAATCATTTCAAAAGATTGAACAAATCTCTCAGGAATTCGTCGTTCCCGAGATTCTGTCGCCCATCCGAGACCCACAAAGTGGTGTCGAGTTCAAATTCCCGATGTCTGCGGAGGAGTGGATACGAAAAAAGAGGGAGGACGAAAAACAAGAACGAAAAAGGTATAGGAGAGAAGTAGAGAGAAACGGAAAGCAATGGACGAACtggaaaataggagaattTAACTGGGAGGACGAAGGGAAGGAAAACGAAAAGTTAAACGACAATGCGGACGAAcaacaaaaaagaagaaggGAAGAAAGCAATGAGGAGAATGTCGAGAGGAAGGAGAAAACCatcaagaaaatgaagaaggaAACGAACACAGGGACCaacagaaaaaacgaaaacatcgaGACAGAAAGAGAAGCAAATGTACAAATACAGCAGCAAGAGAACATCAAGGAAGAGAAGAAGACGGAGAATGTAAAGATAAAGAATCAGAATTTAGACAAGAAGGAAAGCAAAGGGGGAAATAAGGGTCGGAAGATCAAAGAGGAGGATTTAGAGACCTTGGACGGAAGAAAATGGTTGAACGACGAAGTTATTAATGGATACTTGGAGCTCATCGTggaaaaatacgagaaaactTTCGCGTTcagcacttttttcttctcacgaTTGTTGTCAGGGGGATTTTCTGTAGTCCGACGTTGGACaagaaaatttaatattttcgatttcgaccTCGTTCTCATACCTCTGCATTTGGGAGCACATTGGTGTCTCGCCACAATTGATTTGAGAAACTGTAGAGTCAACTATTTTGATAGTTTAATGGGAAACAATAAAGAGTATCCGACCctaattttcgaatatttaatgATGGAAGCGGCAAGCAAACAACAAACCTCTTTTGACTCGAGTAAATGGTCGATTGTTATTAAAAAAGATATTCCTAGACAAACAAACAATTTTGACTGTGGGGTTTTTGTTTGCTCTTTTGCCGAGTATGAGGCCGCAGGGCGGGAAATCGACTTTTGTCAAAATGACATGGCGGCAAAAcgtcaaataataaaaaatcgtttgataGCCGGTAAAATAGAATAAggatttcgaataaatttctaaaaaaatttctaatggAGACAATTTAGTGATAAATCGTTAAGCAgatgaaattatttatttttgttaaacaaATGCAAAGtttatcattgttattatcattattatttatgatgaatacaacagaatattgttttttttttttaaaagaaaaagaaaacaaacaaacaaaattgtcaagaaaacaaacaataaatcaaattattatatttttttttttctgacaaaACAAACATTgttaaaatcaaataaacaaatgaataaacatTGCTGTTACTAATTTTGTTACACACGAAATTCCGGTGTTTTTCTTTGCGttacctgaaaataaaaaaaaaaggggttgttattattattattttctatgaATTCaagcgataaaaatgaaacacaAAAAGCGCTACTtacctgaaattttcacctaaacctgaaagaaaaagaatattatttaactagcaaaaattttacttacctcgaaaaattaagggggagAAACAGCGAAAAAGGGGTAATCATTAAGggagtaaaatgaaaaaattcgaaaaatgcctAATGAAAAGGGCAGCAGTTGTAAAAAGTAGTAGGgatagaaaaatgtaatttcccTTTCCCCAAACCACCAACTCGACTCATCACGGGCCACCAGAGGGCAGCACCACCGAGCGAGGAGTGGGGGAAGCCGGAGCAGTATAAAAGCAGCCAAGCGGAGCTGCGATCCTTCAGTCCACATCGAGACGAGCTACAAGCAACACCTCGAGTCGAACCTTCTATCAGCTCACACCCAATTGCCAAAACTATCTCAAAATGAGAATCGAACAAGTTATTCCGGGAGTTCCAACACCTTCTCCATGGCCAGCGACTTGGGAGGGCGTTCATGACGTCAAAATCTTGGAATTTCTTAATCCAACCAACTTTTCGTATACAActccttcaaaatttgaagagcTGCGTattctcgaagaaaaattattcatcgaaCTCACAAACGGACGACACGATCAAAGGGTGTCTCTAAAAACAGATCGAATGTACGCTGTTATAAATGGTGACCGTGCCTGTCGTGGGAGATTGACCAACGTCGAGGATGAAGAAGCTACCTTGATGCTAATTGACCGAGGGATGACGCTCATGCATCCCGTTGATGAACTTCATAATTTACCACATCAATATGCCAGCGTGCCACCTTTTTGTACAAAGGCATACATCACCAACATTAAACCGTACATTGGGGATCGATGGGATATGGTTTGCAGCCTTCACTATCAACGAAAGCTAGTCAATCAAAGGGCAAAAGTCAACATCCTCAGGGATCATCCAACCCTAGATGGACATGAGGTCGATCTTTTTATCACTCCACACTACGTCAACCTGCGGGAAAGCCTCATTCAGCGTGGATACGCTACAGAAGGCGAATATGCATTTTCGCTTCGAGATGACATCAAATGTGCAACaccagaagaaatacaaagacTGGTAAATGGAGAACAACGGCAGGAACCTTTCGATCCAATCGAGGCTGAGCTGAGGCAATTAGAACATCTGCAATTCATGGACTTGGAGGAAGAGCAGGAGAGAGAGGTCGATTTTTGGAGCGACTAATCACCATCGAGAAACTCCGCTGAAAAACAACATCGCTGTCATCTAGAGCCAAGCTGAAAAAACATCAAGATCCTCGAAAAAAAGCTGCAAATCATCAAAATTATCATCATCTTCAAGAGATCATCGCCCTGTCCTCCCACTAtcccaaatcaaatttcattttttagttattttttgttgagaacaaaaatcaatttagagtctcaaaatttctttttgttctggggggcgttgaagcgaaacaccgactcaagaactttattttatttcaacgacatggcacgcacgcgtgtttacaccggcggccatgttgaaaaactgtcacttcgcgaagcggcgctcgggaagcgaggcgctcagcgctgccaactcaatttcgattcaacgaaattccctagattcatgaaattctttattttattcaattttaatgaaacaaacCTTTTCTTGTTCGGAAAATTGACGCGGACTATTAATAAAACATATTCTGAATAAacgggtgaaaatttcagagtaaaattatttaaaattttaagaaaactttttattaCAAGTTTGAGTGTGCAcaatgcgcatgcgcgatgacctactttcataggcacgtgcaataggcgcagtcacgagcaaataattaattaaaatgagataaaaatgttattgtttagaaatttgttagaaatcataacaaaataattgagaaaaatacgaattgtgcataaaaacgataaaaattgagtttattaaatttcattaaattctcgcacatgcgcagtgtgactgcagctcAACTCagccaattgggacccacgcgggggagttagcgcaccaatcggagaatttagagtgggagtcccgggtttgagattaagtcgcgcagcaaatcagagagagggacaaagtccaaaagtattatgattattatttcctttgttagaaagggtataaaaacccgagcacagaagctccggtagctagtctcgtctcgaatctcgccacgctaggagccagtcacgtctcgaatccctgagagctcgactcgcatgccataaccaaaagccagtcttgcctccggatctcgccgcgtgaactcgccataaaatcgagaataaagcaacatagaattttcactcatttcaaaaatagctctaaaaacaaagagcaaaataacatcgctattatcccactcagaattcaaacagaataacacctttcctctctcacgctaagagggccgggttcattcgatttcgtttgaactcaagattcttaggtgagagtttccgatctatccaggagggccgggacagttcgattccgttctgtctcaagattcctggtagatttccaatcctttttctatccaagagggccgtggccgtttgatttcgttcggtcacaagattcttgggtaggactcctacctttccacgccagaggggccgggacagttcggtttcgttctgtctcaagaactctgggtggattcttttccatcaatgagtcattgttttctgagtggcgattcaattaattctcttttaaattcattaaaaatcattaaaaccaaacaagttttctttattctcataacgagacaatagcgagtcatttattattttgagccaattaaattatttcaaaaagcgaaatatctcactaaaaaatcataatttgaattatatcgagtcaaaagagtgagaccAACCataaaaatccactcgaacaatcaatttgtattgtatagagtcaaaaagtgagtttctaagaattatagctcaattatcaaattatcaaatgaacaaattatcaaacaaaaacaattaaaaatttatcaagaccagcgttggcgagaatcattgaaaaattattattgcaagcgaaactattaattgttattattctaataaaagcgagcgtaaattcatgcgaagtttatgataaataattgcaaaaattgtcacaaagaaaaataccggaaataaaatttttcatgcaattaaaataaagcggaaaaactcgatttcaaataaaaagcctttatttttgtaatttggtttaaaacgattaataattgaataaaacatttgtcatttcactctaatttcattttacttttgtttttccttcatgcccgctcttctttattatcgaattgctcgaatcttggcgtgacggtgtgcacaagcacgaacgtaccgttacagtgtatgttgagtattcttattctgcaaactgcaaatgtggaattattagtgaaaacattcattacgataggtctacagttgctcagtattggatgcgattaagtataatgcctgccaacatcaagggaacctacagaatttcggAATGTTATATGCGcaatgtcattttaatgtaatatcatgacttctaacaactttttactataatactataaatttggatcattaaaatacagcaaaaatctgcaaaccataaaatttatatactgtgccattcattttactttatgactctcactgtaacataaatatggagtgaaaaattcattacaaaagacTTCAATtgatcatttatggatgggTTTGAAAATACTGTCTTTCAAAcaaattgcgcagatacattgaaacatagaaaaaatattcaaaaccaggaaaaaaattctatagatgtaaaaaaggaaaaatttaacagttCAAAAGAATTCAACAGAAATaagaaacaatcgaaaaaaattcaataaaggaaaataaaaaattttcaaaaaaattcataaatattgagcaaattgaaaaatgtactatccaagtttcatgctgtatcaagagactcggtggagtctcgggacaagtacattgacagccctgtcgtctgctagcctgaggctctcgccgagactacactttctctgaataaaacgattcgcggtggtgggggtgaAATTCGCATTTGATTTGCTTaaaatacgaaactcatgagttatgtatggctttgaaaattgaacttttagctaattaagaagttctctgtcgaatgaacccaaaatcagcatgatcagtgTCGTAATttaagagaaaaaactttgcatgggcttaagattatgcaaaagttactaacacattcaggatttgacgcatctgtatactcgtactccaaccgctacaaacataggcccattggcccccatgatcaccaatccctggtgagagaaattttgaagggtgagaaaatttttgggccaatgacattcaataaaaagagctaggaagtttggcggaaagctgaggagctcgagagctcgaaattactaatcactcgaaagtcaccagccgaagtttcacatcgtgttgacgtttggggttatgatgttaggaagtgcgtgcgggaaaataaaaataattttcgcgtcatctaacAAAGTATATACTGTAACGtgttaaaattgatcaaaacaTGGATTGGcacggtgagagagaaaacgtcGGGTAACGACGGATAATTCCTCTCGAGATAAATGTTTCCGAGTCAAATGCGAGCGTTACTTCGTTTTagtaatttattttgaatattttatttcacgttGAGCGAGCGACAGCGAACGAGACGGAAAGGATAGCAGATGAGTCGAAACATCGTTGAAATTACCGCAAGGGAAGGCATAGGCTAGTCGTCAAGGTCAAAATTGTTATCGTCGTACGTCGAACTTTCGAGCAAGGGTCGCTAGCTCGAAGCCCTCACCTGGATCTGTCTCACCTCGCGACGCGTCAACAAGCGTCGGGAATCATCGGAACATCTCGGCTGTCAATGGTCATCGTCCGTCGTCGATCGTTTAACCGAAATTCGGAATTAAGCGAATCGAAATAGAATCAAAACCTTCGAGAATAATCTAGATCCCGCGAGTAGGCGAAGGGTGGGGGGCTAGGACCCGAAAGTATAAGAACGCTGCCCTGTCGTTAAGGGAGGACTTCGTTTTCTGGAATACTACGTGACCTGACGTATTCTTTCGAGCCGTCGCCAACCGTTCAAGAATTCGACATCACCGAAATATTGGGGAGAACTCCGTGGTCTTTTCCGGAGTATTTCTTGACTAAAACCGTAGCGGTGAGCTGTCGTTTCGCTTTCTTTTGTGATTTATTTTGGGAAATTTCGTATCGAAAAGAGCTctaaaaatattgtga
Proteins encoded in this window:
- the LOC122418333 gene encoding sentrin-specific protease 1-like, encoding MDVSTQTTEAHAKVHFGMQTGEVGVWEQSERSEVIKEVEQFEIKRDLMNKVKCAKQSTGTQTPGSKNKGTQVFMWRLIPIDVDETRKPDRQRLEQFVQSFQKIEQISQEFVVPEILSPIRDPQSGVEFKFPMSAEEWIRKKREDEKQERKRYRREVERNGKQWTNWKIGEFNWEDEGKENEKLNDNADEQQKRRREESNEENVERKEKTIKKMKKETNTGTNRKNENIETEREANVQIQQQENIKEEKKTENVKIKNQNLDKKESKGGNKGRKIKEEDLETLDGRKWLNDEVINGYLELIVEKYEKTFAFSTFFFSRLLSGGFSVVRRWTRKFNIFDFDLVLIPLHLGAHWCLATIDLRNCRVNYFDSLMGNNKEYPTLIFEYLMMEAASKQQTSFDSSKWSIVIKKDIPRQTNNFDCGVFVCSFAEYEAAGREIDFCQNDMAAKRQIIKNRLIAGKIE